Proteins from a single region of Paenibacillus sp. BIHB 4019:
- a CDS encoding N-acetylmuramoyl-L-alanine amidase: MLACFRCLIITLLFCLPAHSASMAAGEDNASKDEASPPSQQSAPHAGHWTMPSSVVLIDAGHGGIDGGATAGGVVEKDINLAVAKKLYLLLNSQGITAVLNRTDDYALSDDNRWHVSGSRHRRDLSQRRQLTEEIPTQLLVSLHVNSTPDRSERGPLVLHQSSGESALLAFCIQDTLNRQQRTRFLPREGKPFYLLRRVYQPAVIVEMGFVSNSDDRTMLTDPREQLHIASAIASGIRQYKLITK; this comes from the coding sequence GTGCTTGCTTGCTTTCGATGTTTGATCATTACACTGCTTTTCTGCCTTCCTGCCCACTCCGCATCAATGGCAGCAGGAGAAGATAACGCTTCAAAAGATGAAGCATCTCCCCCCTCCCAACAATCCGCCCCGCATGCTGGGCATTGGACCATGCCCTCTTCCGTCGTACTCATTGATGCAGGACATGGCGGCATAGATGGCGGGGCAACAGCTGGAGGCGTAGTGGAAAAAGACATTAACCTTGCTGTAGCCAAAAAGCTTTATTTGCTTCTTAACAGCCAAGGCATTACCGCCGTGCTGAATCGCACGGACGATTATGCGCTTAGCGACGATAATCGCTGGCATGTTAGCGGTTCCCGGCATAGGCGCGATCTGTCGCAAAGACGGCAGCTGACCGAGGAAATTCCTACGCAGCTGCTCGTCAGCCTGCACGTCAATTCGACACCCGACCGCTCGGAACGCGGACCGCTGGTGCTGCATCAGAGCAGCGGAGAAAGCGCGCTGCTTGCTTTCTGCATTCAGGATACGCTTAATCGCCAGCAGCGTACGCGCTTTCTTCCAAGGGAGGGCAAGCCGTTTTATTTACTTAGACGCGTATACCAACCAGCCGTTATTGTAGAAATGGGCTTTGTCAGCAATAGCGATGATCGAACGATGCTGACCGACCCCCGCGAGCAGCTTCATATCGCATCAGCAATCGCTTCAGGGATTCGGCAATACAAGCTGATCACCAAATGA
- a CDS encoding YqzE family protein gives MASGDDLIKYVTVQVVEYMEKPKGERKQMKASAKAIREPWLTRWFGWGPVSLMMWWRGKSERQR, from the coding sequence ATGGCCAGCGGGGATGATTTAATCAAATATGTGACCGTTCAGGTTGTGGAATATATGGAGAAACCAAAAGGGGAACGCAAGCAAATGAAAGCGTCAGCGAAGGCGATTAGGGAGCCATGGCTGACGCGCTGGTTCGGCTGGGGACCTGTCAGTCTAATGATGTGGTGGCGCGGAAAAAGCGAGCGTCAGCGGTAA